A genomic region of Catharus ustulatus isolate bCatUst1 chromosome 32, bCatUst1.pri.v2, whole genome shotgun sequence contains the following coding sequences:
- the RNASEH2C gene encoding ribonuclease H2 subunit C — translation MAVRVRVPPGAPPEPLPVQLLPCRIQHDGPAPVAVFLRPRPGPGGELWASFRGRRLGGRELPLPAGYRGLLLRGEEPGDPSQAGRVTLTGSFEAITDWGADTAPAPGQGLARALQWGPLAQALHAPVSEGSDEEAEP, via the exons ATGGCGGTTCGGGTCCGGGTCCCACCTGGGGCTCCCCCGGAGCCGCTCCCCgttcagctcctgccctgccgcATCCAGCACGACGGGCCCGCGCCCGTGGCCGTGTTCctgcggccccggcccggccccggcggcg agctctgggcCTCGTTCCGGGGGCGCCGCCTGGGGGGCCGGGAGCTGCCGCTGCCCGCGGGCTACCGGGGGCTCCTGCTGCGGGGGGAGGAGCCGGGAGACCCCTCCCAG gctggcagggtgACCCTGACGGGGTCGTTTGAGGCCATCACGGACTGGGGGGCTGACACTGCCCCTGCCCCCGGCCAGGGCCTGGCCCGGGCCCTGCAGTGGGGACCCCTTGCCCAGGCT ctccacGCCCCCGTGAGCGAGGGCAGCGATGAGGAGGCGGAGCCCTGA